Proteins from a genomic interval of Lycium ferocissimum isolate CSIRO_LF1 chromosome 2, AGI_CSIRO_Lferr_CH_V1, whole genome shotgun sequence:
- the LOC132044498 gene encoding uncharacterized protein At4g18490 isoform X1: MAQSPKGASSTAKSKDKNSLLGDLDIGNDFLKSFKSVSMGEDDAMDFDFGPISKNKKKTFNFDNEDMDFTLDTDFGKISSFNIDMSDLDIPSPCKKDRKSKETSKEESTVAVNKKKGDGFNFSFDFELDSFGFGSTQDSKGKAKNNQEKDSFSFGSTQESREEAKNDQEKECSSSKRSGNEGSGSYLNEDIGSLEDGAVQKHTASEAGMTLTIDSHIDIDKIHDTTKHSLPSNHTMSDNETPKLRSASDEAALVKVKSSLQEKISTSTQETVCQVEEGSSLISQSESRRDTPCLQDHVNSVAADASFLGVGTDGNKKVLLDSDTNYDKSVLKSPSLEDVATPMKNASERRNFENDKHLLETNKDRTETHSNSMSNATEDNMQDMKVCNETSEHSASSLNKGIVAENLTAEKRRETGVIRSKFFMPSIKPAQMQMTTSLTETKVSAFSNKRIGPVPQSRPDEIISQDNKDDKTGTEAGFPPDSRSLPMVNPLQTGSPEGHQVLGTTIKGSQLDGAENIRTLTGKSGPEKSKASSKDLFTISSRVNIPGKTQQTATSTPRSVDIPRNIAPIPTAKNTLNGEKTLPIKADRSLLETSSLKISAKLGTNPEIPRTMLQRNMKSSKTVDQHGDFKSILHAKDNSTETLKQMPVNLSMKRKIPEPITQTNSDLMILFPSKRLSQSPNGSRGSSEGTEWICDKQFHDHEHSGNGNKTSEYENCQISLCNVPVKINFKDLGSPSAIEDDSDDDNIKKAQALSKDLDDICNMLRKKQEEAKELLVRAVVNNNKLLLLNHPICEEKISLLLNYCRITSFS, translated from the exons ATGGCACAATCACCAAAGGGAGCATCTTCGACTGCCAAATCAAAAGACAAAAATTCATTACTTGGTG ATCTGGATATTGGAAATGACTTTCTTAAGTCATTCAAATCAGTGTCTATGGGAGAAGATGATGCAATGGATTTTGACTTTGGACCTATctccaaaaataagaaaaagacatTCAACTTTGACAATGA GGATATGGATTTCACTCTTGATACTGATTTCGGCAAGATATCGTCCTTCAACATTGACATGTCAGATCTTGATATACCTTCCCCATGTAAAAAGGATCGAAAATCAAAGGAGACATCAAAAGAAGAATCCACTGTTGCTGTcaacaaaaagaaaggagatggcttcaatttttcatttgattttga GTTGGATAGTTTTGGTTTTGGGTCAACTCAGGACAGTAAAGGAAAAGCGAAGAACAATCAAGAAAAGGATTCTTTCAGTTTTGGGTCAACCCAGGAGAGTAGAGAAGAAGCGAAGAACGACCAAGAAAAGGAATGTTCATCTTCTAAGAGAAGTGGTAATGAAGGCTCTGGAAGTTATCTGAATGAAGACATTGGTTCGTTAGAGGACGGGGCAGTTCAGAAACACACTGCATCAGAGGCTGGGATGACTTTAACTATTGATTCTCATATTGACATAGATAAAATTCATGACACCACAAAACATAGTTTACCATCAAACCATACTATGAGCGATAATGAAACTCCAAAATTGCGATCTGCTAGCGATGAAGCAGCACTGGTGAAAGTAAAAAGTTCGTTACAGGAAAAAATATCCACTAGCACTCAAGAAACAGTTTGCCAAGTAGAGGAAGGATCTTCTTTGATATCACAGAGTGAATCAAGGAGGGATACTCCATGTTTACAGGATCATGTTAATTCTGTGGCTGCGGATGCTAGTTTCTTAGGTGTAGGAACAGACGGTaataaaaaagtgcttttggacTCTGACACAAACTATGATAAGTCAGTTTTAAAAAGTCCATCTTTGGAGGATGTTGCAACCCCAATGAAGAATGCTAGTGAAAGAAGAAACTTTGAAAATGATAAGCATCTTTTGGAGACCAATAAGGACAGGACTGAGACACATTCCAACAGTATGTCAAATGCTACAGAAGACAATATGCAAGACATGAAAGTCTGTAATGAGACTTCGGAGCATTCTGCATCCTCATTAAACAA GGGAATAGTAGCTGAAAATTTGACAGCAGAGAAAAGAAGGGAGACTGGTGTCATTAGGTCAAAGTTTTTTATGCCATCAATTAAGCCTGCACAGATGCAGATGACAACATCATTGACTGAGACAAAAGTTTCTGCATTTAGTAACAAAAGAATTGGCCCCGTACCACAGAGTCGTCCAGATGAAATAAT ATCTCAAGATAACAAAGATGATAAGACTGGGACCGAAGCTGGTTTTCCCCCAGACTCTAGATCTCTACCAATGGTTAACCCTCTTCAGACTGGAAGTCCGGAGGGCCACCAAGTTTTAGGGACTACTAT CAAGGGCTCCCAGTTGGATGGTGCGGAAAACATAAGAACATTGACTGGCAAATCTGGTCCTGAGAAAAGCAAAGCAAGCAGTAAAGATCTTTTTACTATCAG TTCTCGGGTAAATATTCCTGGCAAAACTCAACAGACAGCTACATCCACCCCACGCAGCGTTGACATTCCAAGGAACATAGCTCCTATTCCAACTGCAAAGAACACTCTCAATGGAGAAAAAACACTGCCTATTAAAGCTGACAGGAGTCTTCTAGAGACATCTAGCCTGAAAATTTCAGC AAAACTTGGTACAAATCCTGAGATACCTCGGACAATGTTGCAAAGAAATATGAAGTCCTCAAAAACTGTGGACCAGCATGGTGATTTTAAATCTATTTTACACGCCAAAGACAATTCCACAGAGACGCTGAAGCAAATGCCTGTTAACTTGTCTATGAAGAGGAAAATACCAGAG CCAATAACGCAGACAAATTcggatttgatgatcctatttccaTCAAAGCGTCTTTCGCAATCACCCAATGGAAGCAG GGGCTCCTCTGAAGGAACAGAATGGATATGCGACAAACAG tttCATGACCATGAACATTCTGGAAATGGTAATAAGACCAGCGAATATGAAAATTGTCAGATCTCTTTATGCAATGTTCCTGTAAAGATCAACTTCAAAGATTTAGGAAGCCCTTCTGCGATAGAAGATGACAGTGATGATGACAACATAAAGAAGGCTCAGGCTTTGTCAAAGGATCTTGATGAT ATATGCAACATGCTAAGGAAAAAGCAGGAGGAGGCAAAAGAACTATTAGTTCGAGCTGTTGTGAACAACAATAAGCTGCTGCTGCTTAACCATCCCATTTGTGAAGAGAAGATATCCTTATTACTGAACTACTGTCGCATCActtctttttcataa
- the LOC132047747 gene encoding uncharacterized protein LOC132047747, giving the protein MSLRRKKNHTENKVALLEREGETAFSKIAVLQKEEQAASSKMEELEKEKEDAARKIALLEKELSTKEENFGKYKSAQLRKEEELSTKFEDFKRHTNAELKAEKEVAMSKIAMLEKELDTKEEKFGKYKNAQLRKEEKLRTKRRRS; this is encoded by the coding sequence ATGAGcttgagaaggaaaaaaaatcatacagAGAATAAGGTAGCCTTGCTTGAGAGGGAGGGAGAAACTGCATTCAGTAAGATAGCTGTGCTTCAGAAGGAGGAACAAGCTGCATCAAGTAAGATGGAGGAGCTtgagaaggagaaagaagatGCAGCCAGGAAGATAGCTTTACTTGAGAAGGAGCTAAGTACTAAGGAAGAGAACTTTGGAAAGTATAAGAGTGCTCAGCTTCGAAAGGAGGAGGAGCTAAGCACGAAGTTTGAGGATTTCAAAAGGCATACTAATGCTGAGCTTAAGGCAGAGAAGGAAGTTGCAATGAGTAAGATCGCTATGCTTGAGAAGGAGCTTGATACTaaggaagagaaatttggaaagtATAAGAATGCTCAGCTTCGAAAGGAGGAGAAGCTAAGAACTAAGAGGAGGAGAAGCTAA
- the LOC132044498 gene encoding uncharacterized protein At4g18490 isoform X2: MAQSPKGASSTAKSKDKNSLLGDLDIGNDFLKSFKSVSMGEDDAMDFDFGPISKNKKKTFNFDNEDMDFTLDTDFGKISSFNIDMSDLDIPSPCKKDRKSKETSKEESTVAVNKKKGDGFNFSFDFELDSFGFGSTQDSKGKAKNNQEKDSFSFGSTQESREEAKNDQEKECSSSKRSGNEGSGSYLNEDIGSLEDGAVQKHTASEAGMTLTIDSHIDIDKIHDTTKHSLPSNHTMSDNETPKLRSASDEAALVKVKSSLQEKISTSTQETVCQVEEGSSLISQSESRRDTPCLQDHVNSVAADASFLGVGTDGNKKVLLDSDTNYDKSVLKSPSLEDVATPMKNASERRNFENDKHLLETNKDRTETHSNSMSNATEDNMQDMKVCNETSEHSASSLNKGIVAENLTAEKRRETGVIRSKFFMPSIKPAQMQMTTSLTETKVSAFSNKRIGPVPQSRPDEIISQDNKDDKTGTEAGFPPDSRSLPMVNPLQTGSPEGHQVLGTTIKGSQLDGAENIRTLTGKSGPEKSKASSKDLFTISSRVNIPGKTQQTATSTPRSVDIPRNIAPIPTAKNTLNGEKTLPIKADRSLLETSSLKISAKLGTNPEIPRTMLQRNMKSSKTVDQHGDFKSILHAKDNSTETLKQMPVNLSMKRKIPETNSDLMILFPSKRLSQSPNGSRGSSEGTEWICDKQFHDHEHSGNGNKTSEYENCQISLCNVPVKINFKDLGSPSAIEDDSDDDNIKKAQALSKDLDDICNMLRKKQEEAKELLVRAVVNNNKLLLLNHPICEEKIHRVQKFAAGLMTRNYQIGSQ, translated from the exons ATGGCACAATCACCAAAGGGAGCATCTTCGACTGCCAAATCAAAAGACAAAAATTCATTACTTGGTG ATCTGGATATTGGAAATGACTTTCTTAAGTCATTCAAATCAGTGTCTATGGGAGAAGATGATGCAATGGATTTTGACTTTGGACCTATctccaaaaataagaaaaagacatTCAACTTTGACAATGA GGATATGGATTTCACTCTTGATACTGATTTCGGCAAGATATCGTCCTTCAACATTGACATGTCAGATCTTGATATACCTTCCCCATGTAAAAAGGATCGAAAATCAAAGGAGACATCAAAAGAAGAATCCACTGTTGCTGTcaacaaaaagaaaggagatggcttcaatttttcatttgattttga GTTGGATAGTTTTGGTTTTGGGTCAACTCAGGACAGTAAAGGAAAAGCGAAGAACAATCAAGAAAAGGATTCTTTCAGTTTTGGGTCAACCCAGGAGAGTAGAGAAGAAGCGAAGAACGACCAAGAAAAGGAATGTTCATCTTCTAAGAGAAGTGGTAATGAAGGCTCTGGAAGTTATCTGAATGAAGACATTGGTTCGTTAGAGGACGGGGCAGTTCAGAAACACACTGCATCAGAGGCTGGGATGACTTTAACTATTGATTCTCATATTGACATAGATAAAATTCATGACACCACAAAACATAGTTTACCATCAAACCATACTATGAGCGATAATGAAACTCCAAAATTGCGATCTGCTAGCGATGAAGCAGCACTGGTGAAAGTAAAAAGTTCGTTACAGGAAAAAATATCCACTAGCACTCAAGAAACAGTTTGCCAAGTAGAGGAAGGATCTTCTTTGATATCACAGAGTGAATCAAGGAGGGATACTCCATGTTTACAGGATCATGTTAATTCTGTGGCTGCGGATGCTAGTTTCTTAGGTGTAGGAACAGACGGTaataaaaaagtgcttttggacTCTGACACAAACTATGATAAGTCAGTTTTAAAAAGTCCATCTTTGGAGGATGTTGCAACCCCAATGAAGAATGCTAGTGAAAGAAGAAACTTTGAAAATGATAAGCATCTTTTGGAGACCAATAAGGACAGGACTGAGACACATTCCAACAGTATGTCAAATGCTACAGAAGACAATATGCAAGACATGAAAGTCTGTAATGAGACTTCGGAGCATTCTGCATCCTCATTAAACAA GGGAATAGTAGCTGAAAATTTGACAGCAGAGAAAAGAAGGGAGACTGGTGTCATTAGGTCAAAGTTTTTTATGCCATCAATTAAGCCTGCACAGATGCAGATGACAACATCATTGACTGAGACAAAAGTTTCTGCATTTAGTAACAAAAGAATTGGCCCCGTACCACAGAGTCGTCCAGATGAAATAAT ATCTCAAGATAACAAAGATGATAAGACTGGGACCGAAGCTGGTTTTCCCCCAGACTCTAGATCTCTACCAATGGTTAACCCTCTTCAGACTGGAAGTCCGGAGGGCCACCAAGTTTTAGGGACTACTAT CAAGGGCTCCCAGTTGGATGGTGCGGAAAACATAAGAACATTGACTGGCAAATCTGGTCCTGAGAAAAGCAAAGCAAGCAGTAAAGATCTTTTTACTATCAG TTCTCGGGTAAATATTCCTGGCAAAACTCAACAGACAGCTACATCCACCCCACGCAGCGTTGACATTCCAAGGAACATAGCTCCTATTCCAACTGCAAAGAACACTCTCAATGGAGAAAAAACACTGCCTATTAAAGCTGACAGGAGTCTTCTAGAGACATCTAGCCTGAAAATTTCAGC AAAACTTGGTACAAATCCTGAGATACCTCGGACAATGTTGCAAAGAAATATGAAGTCCTCAAAAACTGTGGACCAGCATGGTGATTTTAAATCTATTTTACACGCCAAAGACAATTCCACAGAGACGCTGAAGCAAATGCCTGTTAACTTGTCTATGAAGAGGAAAATACCAGAG ACAAATTcggatttgatgatcctatttccaTCAAAGCGTCTTTCGCAATCACCCAATGGAAGCAG GGGCTCCTCTGAAGGAACAGAATGGATATGCGACAAACAG tttCATGACCATGAACATTCTGGAAATGGTAATAAGACCAGCGAATATGAAAATTGTCAGATCTCTTTATGCAATGTTCCTGTAAAGATCAACTTCAAAGATTTAGGAAGCCCTTCTGCGATAGAAGATGACAGTGATGATGACAACATAAAGAAGGCTCAGGCTTTGTCAAAGGATCTTGATGAT ATATGCAACATGCTAAGGAAAAAGCAGGAGGAGGCAAAAGAACTATTAGTTCGAGCTGTTGTGAACAACAATAAGCTGCTGCTGCTTAACCATCCCATTTGTGAAGAGAAG ATACACAGGGTTCAGAAATTCGCTGCTGGGTTGATGACGAGGAATTACCAAATAGGATCACAATAA
- the LOC132044490 gene encoding uncharacterized protein LOC132044490, which translates to MKVEGLEKGSESVSSKMAELEKEKEAALSKITQLEKEKEAALSKITQLEKEGEAALSKIVAVKKKKQAALFKIYELEKEQERTVNKVALLEREGKAAFSKIAVLETEKQAAASMIEELEEEKEVAARKIDLLEKELKTKEEKFGTYKNAQLQKEEELRTKFEDLKTRTNAEHKIEKDAAMSKIAMLEKELETKEVRAYKQAARALREIQIEDKEPREKMKELTITMQKLTEERNYWETLAKQLKGKESETAHELVEAQKEMIKVISDHYSHIPGKTMTYKLWNCKDDRKATLTEAICLMGEKLKEAKIKDTGFVKVVQLKPGTVDINLIVKVLNTNVVVNKNQKTRQQSRRPHICSQPQITLVAESLVGDETGSILFTARNEQVDLMEPGNILLLYGAKIQMYRGSMRLAVEHHVQIVIAEPAEFAVNEENNLSLVEYELVNVEEW; encoded by the exons atgaaagttgaaggtCTTGAG AAGGGGAGTGAATCAGTATCAAGTAAAATGGCTGAACTTGAGAAGGAGAAAGAAGCTGCATTGAGCAAGATAACTCAGCTTGAGAAGGAGAAAGAAGCTGCATTGAGCAAGATAACCCAGCTTGAGAAGGAAGGAGAAGCTGCACTTAGTAAGATAGTTGcggtaaagaagaagaaacaagctGCATTGTTTAAGATATACGAGCTTGAGAAGGAGCAAGAACGTACAGTGAATAAGGTAGCTTTGCTTGAGAGGGAGGGAAAAGCTGCATTCAGTAAGATAGCTGTGCTTGAGACGGAGAAACAAGCTGCAGCAAGTATGATAGAGGAGCTTGAGGAGGAGAAAGAAGTCGCAGCCAGGAAGatagatttgcttgagaaggaaCTAAAAACTaaggaagagaaatttggaACGTATAAGAATGCTCAGCTTCAAAAGGAGGAGGAGCTAAGAACCAAGTTCGAGGATTTGAAAACGCGTACAAATGCTGAGCATAAGATAGAGAAGGATGCTGCCATGAGTAAGATAGCTATGCTTGAGAAGGAGCTTGAAACTAAGGAAGTTAGAGCATATAAGCAAGCCGCAAGAGCTTTAAGGGAGATCCAAATTGAAGACAAAGAACCTAGGGAAAAGATGAAAGAGTTGACAATAACTATGCAAAAGCTCACTGAGGAAAGAAACTACTGGGAAACTTTAGCTAAGCAGCTTAAGGGCAAAGAAAGCGAGACTGCTCATGAGCTAGTAGAAGCTCAAAAAGAGATGATTAAG gTTATTTCTGACCATTACTCACATATACCGGGCAAAACCATGACTTATAAGCTTTGGAATTGCAAGGATGATAGGAAAGCTACGCTAACAGAAGCCATTTGTTTAATGGGGGAAAAACTGAAGGAGGCAAAGATCAAAGATACAG GATTTGTCAAAGTGGTTCAGTTGAAGCCAGGAACGGTGGACATCAATCTAATTGTCAAGGTCCTAAATACTAATGTGGTGGTTAACAAGAACCAAAAGACCAGGCAGCAGTCCCGACGACCACACATATGTTCTCAACCACAAATCACACTTGTAGCTGAGAGCCTTGTTGGAGATGAAACCGGAAGTATCTTATTCACTGCTCGTAATGAACAAG TTGACTTGATGGAGCCAGGTAACATCCTACTTCTTTATGGTGCGAAAATCCAAATGTATCGAGGTTCCATGAGGTTAGCTGTAGAGCATCATGTACAAATCGTAATCGCAGAACCTGCGGAATTTGCTGTaaatgaagaaaacaatttgTCTTTGGTTGAGTATGAGTTAGTAAATGTTGAAGAATGGTGA